Proteins from one Cicer arietinum cultivar CDC Frontier isolate Library 1 chromosome 3, Cicar.CDCFrontier_v2.0, whole genome shotgun sequence genomic window:
- the LOC101515740 gene encoding F-box protein At4g00755-like isoform X2 translates to MIANGLSKQLCLRMFPPLSRVACVVELNQHGVKEHPEVGSSNSMEWLALQKDNRVYGYLARCCMSPVAMDCIAKAIGASSTDNIPQESIDHTLEERDNIAGRFSYWSSNGQINPNVPETLTYQLGSQICVIKEINIQPFQAHFQMGAPIYSAQSVRFKMGHQKASLDSLADEMFVWTYTSPEFPMAQENRLQTFQLPEPVLCIGGILQVELLGRVQRQEMDGLLYICISYVQALGIQLSPAFSVEILDPSGMFVLKRDQRVKCEPHATSDDESGILNENVRRELRDFRRVVNILRGHVMGIGAEDGWDEEDYEDDDFDEDVA, encoded by the exons TGATTGCTAATGGCCTCTCTAAGCAGTTGTGTTTGAGAATGTTTCCTCCATTATCTAGAGTTGCTTGTGTTGTTGAACTGAATCAACATGGAGTGAAGGAACACCCCGAGGTTGGATCGAGCAACTCTATGGAATGGTTAGCTCTACAGAAAGATAATAGAGTCTATGGTTATCTTGCTAGATGCTGCATGTCTCCCGTTGCTATGGATTGCATAGCTAAGGCCATTGGTGCTTCTAGCACTGATAATATCCCTCAGGAGAGCATTGATCATACTCTAGAGGAAAGAGACAACATTGCGGGTAGATTTTCCTATTGGTCAAGTAATGGACAAATTAATCCCAATGTTCCTGAGACATTAACATACCAGTTGGGCTCTCAAATATGTGTTATTAAGGAAATCAATATTCAACCATTCCAAG CTCACTTTCAGATGGGGGCACCTATATATTCAGCACAATCTGTTAGGTTTAAAATGGGTCATCAGAAAGCCTCTCTAGATTCTCTAGCTGATGAAATGTTTGTATGGACCTATACATCACCGGAGTTTCCAATGGCTCAG GAAAACCGGCTACAGACGTTCCAGCTTCCAGAACCTGTACTCTGTATCGGCGGCATCTTGCAGGTTGAGCTTTTGGGGAGGGTACAGAGGCAAGAAATGGATGGCTTATTATACATTTG TATTTCTTATGTTCAAGCTCTGGGGATTCAGTTGTCACCAGCATTTAGCGTTGAAATTCTTGACCCCTCTGGAATGTTTGTGTTGAAGAGAGACCAACGGGTTAAGTGTGAACCCCATGCGACTTCTGACGATGAGTCTggaattttaaatgaaaatgtgCGGAGGGAACTTAGAGATTTCCGACGTGTTGTGAATATATTGCGGGGACATGTAATGGGAATAGGAGCTGAGGATGGTTGGGATGAGGAAGACTATGAAGATGACGATTTCGACGAGGACGTGGCATAA
- the LOC101488501 gene encoding peroxisomal membrane protein 11C, producing the protein MSTLDATRAELGLLVLYLNKAEARDKICRAIQYGSKFLSNGEPGTAQNVDKTTSLARKVFRLFKFVNDLHALISPTPQGTPLPLILLGKSKNGLLSTFLFLDQIVWLGRTGIYKNKERTELIGRISMYCWLGSTICTTLIELGELGRLSGSMKKLEKELKSSNKYDNEQYQAKLKKSNERTLALIKASIDTVVAVGLLQLAPTKVTPRVTGAFGFVSSLISCYQLLPPAPAKSKSL; encoded by the exons ATGAGTACATTGGATGCAACTAGGGCAGAACTTGGCCTTCTTGTTCTGTATTTGAACAAGGCTGAGGCAAGGGACAAGATATGCAGAGCAATTCAATATGGTTCCAAATTTCTGAGTAATGGGGAACCTGGTACTGCACAGAATGTAGACAAAACAACCAGCTTAGCACGAAAAGTTTTTCGTCTATTTAAG TTTGTCAATGATCTGCATGCTCTGATAAGTCCAACACCACAGGGTACACCCCTCCCCCTAATTCTGTTGGGAAAG TCCAAGAATGGACTACTGTCCACTTTCTTGTTTCTTGATCAAATTGTGTGGCTCGGCAGAACCGGTATCTACAAG AATAAGGAACGTACTGAACTGATTGGCCGGATTTCTATGTACTGTTGGCTCGGTTCCACAATTTGTACCACCTTAATTGAG CTCGGGGAGCTTGGAAGACTCTCTGGATCAATGAAGAAGTTAGAGAAAGAACTCAAGAGCAGTAATAAATATGAT AATGAGCAATACCAGGCCAAGCTGAAAAAGTCGAATGAGAGGACTCTAGCACTTATCAAAGCAAGCATCGATACAGTGGTAGCAGTTGGGTTGCTTCAGTTGGCACCTACCAAAGTCACTCCCCGTGTTACTGGAGCTTTTGGATTTGTTTCATCTCTAATATCTTGTTATCAG TTGCTTCCTCCTGCCCCTGCCAAGTCAAAATCATTGTAA
- the LOC101489048 gene encoding uncharacterized protein, with the protein MVEDVDSRSTEDWLLHAKKLVPIALDKAKEVKGFLCRWKMIISRLEHIPSMLSNLSSHPCFSKNALCKEQLQAVSNSLGEAVKLAELCVKDKYEGKLQMQSDLDALTGKLDLNLRDCGLLIKTGMLGEATLPLAAAVSAAESCSVAESDAAAHNNIRELLARLQIGHLEAKHKALDSVVEVMKEDEKNVLAVLTRSNIAALVQLLTATSTRIREKTVTVICSLAELGSCEDWLVSEGVLPPLIRLVESGSAVGKEKAAISLQRLSMSAETSREIVGHGGVCPLVELCRTGDSVSQAASACTLKNISAVPEVRQVLAEEGIVKVMINLLTCGMLLNSKEYAAECLQNLTASNESLKKSVVSEGGVRSLLVYLDGPLPQESAVAALRNLVGSVSESTLVSLGLLPRLVHVLKSGSIGAQQAAASAICRVCSSTEMKRLVGEAGCIPLLVKMLEAKQNSSREVSAQALASLMTVSQNRREVKKDDKSVPNLVQLLDPSPQNNAKKYAVCCLGLISSSKKCKKLMISYGAIGYLKKLTEMDIAGAKKLHERLERGKLKSLFSKK; encoded by the coding sequence ATGGTGGAAGATGTTGATTCACGTTCAACAGAAGATTGGTTGTTACATGCAAAGAAGCTTGTCCCTATTGCTCTTGATAAAGCAAAAGAGGTTAAAGGCTTTCTTTGTAGATGGAAAATGATAATTTCTAGATTAGAACATATCCCATCAATGTTATCAAATTTATCAAGCCATCCGTGTTTCTCAAAGAATGCTCTTTGCAAGGAGCAATTGCAGGCTGTGTCGAATTCACTCGGCGAAGCGGTCAAATTGGCTGAATTGTGTGTGAAGGACAAGTATGAAGGTAAGCTTCAGATGCAGAGTGATCTCGATGCGTTAACCGGTAAacttgatttaaatttaagagaTTGTGGACTTTTGATCAAAACTGGTATGCTCGGCGAGGCTACTTTGCCATTAGCTGCGGCTGTGTCTGCGGCCGAGTCATGTTCTGTGGCAGAATCAGATGCTGCAGCACACAACAACATAAGGGAATTACTCGCGCGGCTTCAGATCGGTCACTTAGAAGCAAAGCATAAAGCTCTGGACAGTGTTGTTGAGGTTATGAAAGAAGATGAAAAGAATGTTTTGGCTGTTCTTACTAGGAGCAACATTGCTGCGTTGGTTCAATTGCTTACAGCAACATCAACAAGGATAAGAGAGAAAACAGTTACTGTCATATGCTCGCTGGCCGAATTGGGTAGTTGTGAGGATTGGCTAGTTTCTGAAGGAGTTTTACCGCCTCTTATAAGACTTGTTGAATCAGGCAGTGCTGTAGGTAAAGAAAAGGCTGCAATATCACTTCAGAGGCTATCGATGTCAGCTGAAACATCGCGTGAAATCGTTGGACATGGTGGTGTTTGTCCGCTTGTTGAGCTTTGTCGAACCGGTGATTCTGTTTCGCAGGCTGCTTCGGCGTGTACGTTGAAGAATATATCAGCTGTTCCAGAGGTGAGACAAGTTTTGGCTGAAGAAGGGATTGTGAAGGTAATGATCAATTTGTTAACCTGTGGAATGCTGTTAAATTCCAAAGAATATGCTGCAGAATGTTTGCAGAATCTCACCGCAAGCAATGAGAGTctaaaaaaaagtgttgtatCAGAAGGTGGTGTTAGGAGTCTTTTGGTTTATCTTGATGGTCCACTTCCTCAAGAATCGGCTGTTGCGGCATTAAGGAATTTGGTTGGATCGGTTTCTGAGTCAACATTGGTTTCGTTAGGACTACTTCCTCGTTTGGTTCACGTGCTGAAATCTGGATCCATCGGAGCACAACAAGCCGCTGCATCAGCAATCTGCCGAGTTTGTAGCTCAACCGAGATGAAAAGATTGGTCGGCGAAGCCGGGTGCATTCCTCTCCTTGTTAAGATGCTTGAGGCTAAACAAAACAGTAGTAGAGAAGTTTCTGCACAAGCATTAGCAAGCTTGATGACTGTGTCTCAGAATAGAAGAGAAGTTAAGAAGGACGATAAAAGCGTGCCGAATTTAGTTCAGTTGCTTGATCCTAGTCCTCAAAACAATGCAAAGAAATATGCAGTTTGTTGCCTTGGATTGATTTCTTCAAGTAAGAAATGTAAGAAGCTAATGATCTCATATGGTGCTATTGGATATCTTAAGAAACTTACTGAGATGGATATTGCAGGAGCTAAAAAGCTACATGAGAGATTGGAAAGAGGGAAATTGAAAAGTTTGTTTAGCAAGAAATAG